Genomic DNA from Deltaproteobacteria bacterium:
CGCAGCACTCCCACCAGCGCCAGGCGGTCATGCGGGTTGTCGATAGCACGCAACAGATTGACCGTGTCCACGACTTCCTGGGTGGCGTAGAAGTCGCGCTCGCCTTCCACGACGTAGCCGATGCCGCGCCGGCGCAGCGCTTCCAGGTAGACCTGCACGTTGGTGAGGGCGCGCAGGAGAAAGGCCACGTGGCCGGGCCGCGCGCGCACGAGGCTGCCGTCGCGGTCGCGGAAGGAGACGCGGCCGAGGATTTCCTCGTCGAGCCAGCGGGCCAGGGACTCCGCCTCCAGCCGGCGCGCGGTTTCGGCATTCAGCTTGCGGTCCGCCGCGGTTACCCGGCGCACCCGCACCGGCCCTGGACTTGATGCTTCCGGCGGCTCCAGGGCGCCATCAAGACCGGGCTGAAGCGCGATGTACTCCGGCTGCAAACCCGGTTCCTCCCGGATCAGGTTCCGGAAGATCCCGTTCACCGCGTCCAGGATGCGGCTGTCGCTGCGGAAGTTGGCCGTCAGCGGGTAGCGGACCCCTCCCTGGGCCACGATCATCTCCTGGATGATCTTCAGGTAGGCTTCGATGTTGGCGCCGCGGAACCCGTAGACGGACTGCTTGGGGTCCCCCACCACGAAGAGCTTGTCCGGGGCCAGGCGGATGTCGCGCCAGGTCGCCGCGCGTTGGGACCGTTTCTCGCACAGCCACAGCAGGATCTCGTACTGGAGCGGGTCGGTGTCCTGGAACTCGTCCACCAGGATGGCCTTGTACCGGTCCTTCAGCTCTTCGCGGATGCGCGAGTGGTCGCGCAGCAGGTCGCGGGCGCGCACCAGCAGGCCGTCGAAGGTCACCAAGCCCTTGCGGGTGAAGTCCGCGCGGCACTGCCGCGCGAAGGGCGTCAGCAGGGCGCAGAGCCGGTCCATCCGCCCGCGGTCGACCTGGGCCAGTGCGCCGGCGGCCTTCAGGACGTCGCGGGCGCGTTCGAGATCGTCCTCGTTCCACCCCTTCACGGCGGACGGTTTCCATTGCAGAAGGCTCAAATCGTCGGGGTCGACGGAGACGGCTTCGGCGGGAGCCGAGCGCATCGACCGGATCACCTCCCGCGCCACCGCAAGCGCCTGCTCGTTCTTCCGCTGTTCCGGGTGACGCGCGATGAGACACGTTACGGTTTCGTCCAGATCGCCCAGCCACTCCTCCAGGACCTCGGCGGGGTCACCGACTGCGCCGGCGCGCCGGATTCCCTCCAGATCCACGTTCTCCGCGCACAAGCCCCGCGCCAACTCCCCGATCTGCTCCAGCGGGAAGCGCGCGAGGACCTGCTTCCACTCCCCGGTCCTCGGCCCGGCGCTCGACAGCTCGCCGTCGAGCCACAGGCCCCAGGAGGTGTCGAAGTGCCTCCGCAGAAGCCGGTCGTCGCCTTCGCGGAACCCGGGGTCGAGCCCGGTCTCCAGCGGGTAGAGCCGGAGCAGCGATGCGGCGAAGCCGTGGATGGTGCCGATCTGGGCCCGCTCCAGGTCCGCCAGCGCCTTGCGGGCGCGGTCGCGGACATCGTCCGGCGCGAGTCCGTAACGTTCGCACAAGGCATCGGCCTCTTCCGTCCCGCCGTCCACCGCCGGCCGCGGCCGTGCCGCGCCGGTCTCCGCCAGCGCTTCCAGGCGGTCGCGCAGCCGCGCCTTCATCTCGTTGGCCGCCTTGTTGGTGAAGGTCAGGGCCACCAACTCGGTCACGCGCACCGGGGCGGGCTCGCGGCGCATCAGCAGGTTGACGCAGCGCTCCACCAGCAGGGTGGTCTTGCCGGTGCCCGCGCCCGCGGTCACCACCACGTTGCGGTCGAAGGTGGTGGAGGCCAGCCGGCGTTCCCGTTCGTCCGCGGGCGGGGTCGTCATGACGTTCCGGTCTCCCCCGTGAGCTTCATCCGGCGGATACGCGCCAGCGCCTCGGCCGCGGGATGCCTGGCGGCGCGCGAGGCCGACGGGAAGTGGTCCTTGCGGCAGATCTCCCTTACCTGGCAGAAGCGGCAGTAGTCATCGCTCGGCACCATCGGGAACTCGCCGTCCCGGATCCCCCTCAGCAGGCGCGCGACGGTGTCGCGAATCTTCCCGCCGGCGGGCTCTTGCCACGACTGGCCGGTAAGTTCTTTCGCGACCAAGGGACCGTTTTCCCAGCGTGGAGCCAGGAAGTACCAGGCCGCGTCGATGGCGCCCGCGCCGGCCGCTTCCCGGCCGATTTCACCGCCGCCGGCCAGCAGCAGGTAGATGGGCAGTTGCAGCCTGCGCCCCTGGAGCGCGGCGAGCACGGGGTTCCTGTCCACCGCCCCGGGCGCCCTGCCGCTCTTGTACTTGTAGTCGATGACCC
This window encodes:
- a CDS encoding UvrD-helicase domain-containing protein, coding for MTTPPADERERRLASTTFDRNVVVTAGAGTGKTTLLVERCVNLLMRREPAPVRVTELVALTFTNKAANEMKARLRDRLEALAETGAARPRPAVDGGTEEADALCERYGLAPDDVRDRARKALADLERAQIGTIHGFAASLLRLYPLETGLDPGFREGDDRLLRRHFDTSWGLWLDGELSSAGPRTGEWKQVLARFPLEQIGELARGLCAENVDLEGIRRAGAVGDPAEVLEEWLGDLDETVTCLIARHPEQRKNEQALAVAREVIRSMRSAPAEAVSVDPDDLSLLQWKPSAVKGWNEDDLERARDVLKAAGALAQVDRGRMDRLCALLTPFARQCRADFTRKGLVTFDGLLVRARDLLRDHSRIREELKDRYKAILVDEFQDTDPLQYEILLWLCEKRSQRAATWRDIRLAPDKLFVVGDPKQSVYGFRGANIEAYLKIIQEMIVAQGGVRYPLTANFRSDSRILDAVNGIFRNLIREEPGLQPEYIALQPGLDGALEPPEASSPGPVRVRRVTAADRKLNAETARRLEAESLARWLDEEILGRVSFRDRDGSLVRARPGHVAFLLRALTNVQVYLEALRRRGIGYVVEGERDFYATQEVVDTVNLLRAIDNPHDRLALVGVLRSPLGGHDDVEIYELSRKSLLSYRAAADHRWVDLPRTTLDLYRRLDRLHREVRFLEAGQAVERVFKELPLSVLAASTAAGQQAVANLDKVRLVAEETSAEGSGTLKDVVAELERRVLDRENEPESPLEEETLDAVRIMSIHRAKGLEFPMVVLVDAMGGTGGNRSLEAEVRRDWATGLTGLRIGELSSLAGVYLDAKRRQREEYERSRLLYVAMTRPRERLVISFAERDRASKAPSDSLLAMLDEATGVNFAQAGPGAVRCDAGEMKVEVVVEDAAAEERDGRPPAPPDADDWTWYEDLWRRRREDWDARRQTPIFLTPTRLKAAGEAAEADVRQPRAAGTPDADGLERDTALALGTLAHRVLEHWDFQTERVEENLDEAVAKHAPALPAAEKQVLIRELKKIWTALARSEVYDELRSARILGREMPFVMPWNGQVMEGVIDLVYERDGRLYVADYKTDQVADDGVGRIMNDYRHQAEIYTEAVRRGLDREVEAFRLILLRLGRAVDVPPGPVAPAHEP